A section of the Deinococcus taeanensis genome encodes:
- a CDS encoding amino acid transporter: protein MSHPPSALKPVLDRASRWVLEQDTRREQDGDFEQEREGRAHERTHPWWQVMCLTGVDYFSTLGYQPGIAALAAGAVSPFATLVLVLVTLFGALPMYRRVAEDSPHGDGSISMLERLLTYWPSKFLVLTLIGFVATGFIITITLSAADAAAHVIENPFLKPALEGHQVGVTLLLLLLLGAVFLKGFKEAMGIAVVLVVAYLSLSALVIGRGLQLVAEQPHVIRDWLGALHSGFGSPLALLGAALLVFPKLALGLSGFETGVVVMPLIQGDAGDTETRPAGRIRNGKKLLTTAALLMSAFLLSSSLVTTLLIPAAEFQPGGSANGRALAYLAHETLGEWLGTAYDVSTIGILWFAGASAMAGLLNIVPRYLPRYGMAPEWSRLHRPLVLIYLLIAFVVTAAFRADVDAQAAAYATGVLAMMTSAAVAVGLTAARRRQRQRAWTFGVISAIFVYTSAVTVISNPQGLLIALLFIVLVLAVGISSRVSRSFELRVSQVQFDEAAIQQLKTHPIRPLRFVCHHPGRANEAEYSRQELRVRQMVHLPDDVPFLFLEVEVDDASEFTDVVEVTGLQVGPYSILKARGSSIPNTIAAVLLHLRGKGAPPQVYMRWTEESPLQLALDFVIGGRGDVPPLTREILRRAEPDRDRRPIVHVGG from the coding sequence ATGTCGCATCCGCCCTCTGCCCTGAAACCCGTTCTGGACCGCGCGTCACGCTGGGTACTGGAGCAGGACACCCGCCGGGAACAGGACGGTGACTTCGAGCAGGAACGCGAGGGCCGCGCGCACGAACGCACCCACCCCTGGTGGCAGGTGATGTGCCTGACCGGCGTGGACTACTTCAGCACGCTGGGCTACCAGCCGGGCATCGCGGCGCTGGCGGCCGGGGCCGTCTCTCCGTTTGCCACGCTGGTGCTGGTGCTGGTCACGCTGTTCGGGGCGCTGCCCATGTACCGCCGGGTGGCGGAGGACAGCCCGCACGGCGACGGGTCGATCAGCATGCTGGAGCGCCTCCTGACGTACTGGCCCAGCAAGTTTCTGGTGCTCACCCTGATTGGGTTTGTGGCGACCGGGTTCATCATCACGATCACGCTGTCCGCCGCGGACGCCGCCGCGCACGTCATCGAGAACCCCTTCCTGAAACCGGCGCTGGAAGGGCATCAGGTGGGGGTCACGCTGCTGCTGCTGCTGCTGCTCGGCGCGGTGTTCCTCAAGGGGTTCAAGGAAGCGATGGGCATTGCCGTGGTGCTGGTCGTCGCCTACCTCAGCCTCAGCGCCCTGGTGATCGGCCGGGGCCTGCAGCTCGTGGCCGAGCAGCCGCACGTGATCCGCGACTGGCTTGGCGCGCTGCACAGCGGGTTCGGGTCACCCCTGGCGCTGCTGGGCGCGGCGCTGCTGGTCTTTCCGAAACTTGCCCTGGGCCTGTCCGGCTTTGAGACGGGTGTGGTGGTCATGCCTCTCATTCAGGGCGACGCGGGCGACACCGAGACCCGGCCTGCCGGACGCATCCGGAACGGCAAGAAACTTCTGACGACCGCGGCGCTGCTCATGAGTGCGTTCCTGCTTTCCAGCAGCCTGGTCACGACGCTGCTCATTCCCGCCGCCGAGTTCCAGCCGGGCGGCAGTGCCAACGGCCGCGCCCTGGCGTACCTGGCCCATGAAACCCTGGGCGAGTGGCTGGGCACCGCATACGACGTCAGCACCATCGGCATCCTGTGGTTTGCGGGAGCGAGCGCCATGGCGGGGCTGCTGAACATCGTGCCCCGCTACCTGCCCCGCTACGGCATGGCGCCCGAGTGGAGCCGCCTGCACCGCCCGCTGGTGCTGATCTACCTGCTGATCGCGTTCGTGGTGACGGCCGCGTTCCGCGCGGACGTGGACGCGCAGGCCGCGGCGTACGCGACCGGCGTGCTCGCCATGATGACCTCCGCCGCTGTGGCCGTGGGGCTCACGGCCGCGCGGCGCCGGCAGCGGCAGCGCGCGTGGACGTTCGGGGTGATCAGCGCCATCTTCGTGTACACCAGCGCCGTGACTGTCATCAGCAACCCGCAGGGCCTGCTGATCGCGCTGCTGTTCATCGTGCTCGTCCTGGCCGTGGGCATCAGTTCGCGCGTGTCCCGGTCGTTCGAACTGCGGGTCAGTCAGGTGCAGTTCGATGAAGCGGCCATTCAGCAGCTCAAGACGCACCCGATCCGCCCGCTGCGGTTCGTGTGCCACCACCCGGGCCGCGCGAACGAGGCCGAGTACAGCCGGCAGGAACTCCGCGTGCGGCAGATGGTGCACCTGCCCGACGACGTGCCGTTCCTGTTCCTGGAAGTCGAGGTGGATGACGCCAGTGAGTTCACGGACGTGGTGGAGGTCACGGGCCTCCAGGTCGGCCCGTACTCGATCCTGAAAGCGCGGGGGTCCAGTATTCCCAACACCATCGCGGCCGTGCTGCTTCACCTGCGCGGCAAGGGCGCCCCGCCGCAGGTGTACATGCGCTGGACCGAGGAGAGTCCCCTGCAACTCGCACTGGACTTCGTGATTGGCGGGCGCGGGGACGTGCCGCCCCTGACCCGGGAGATTCTGCGGCGCGCGGAACCCGACCGTGACCGGCGGCCCATCGTCCACGTGGGCGGGTAA
- a CDS encoding GNAT family N-acetyltransferase — protein MSLRVEPVRGAALAPFIADLARLRTEVFRAFPYLYDGQPAYEERYLRTYLDAPDAVVILARDDGRVVGASSALPLTQETAEIRAPFQAPEFQETDILYLGESVLLPEYRGRGLGHAFFDGREAHARHLGLNVTTFCAVQRPDTHPARPSLYRSLNAFWTARGYVERPDLHTTLSWPDVGETQDTPKPMRFWVRRA, from the coding sequence TTGAGCCTCAGGGTCGAGCCGGTGCGCGGCGCGGCCCTGGCGCCGTTCATCGCGGACCTTGCCCGTCTGCGCACCGAGGTGTTTCGCGCGTTTCCCTATCTGTATGACGGGCAACCCGCCTATGAGGAACGGTACCTGCGCACCTACCTCGACGCACCGGACGCCGTGGTGATCCTGGCGCGCGACGACGGGCGGGTGGTGGGTGCGAGCAGCGCGCTGCCTCTGACGCAGGAAACGGCCGAGATCCGCGCGCCCTTCCAGGCGCCGGAATTTCAGGAGACCGACATTCTGTACCTGGGAGAAAGCGTGCTGCTGCCCGAGTACCGCGGCCGGGGGCTGGGGCACGCCTTCTTCGATGGGCGTGAAGCGCACGCGCGGCACCTGGGCCTGAACGTCACGACCTTCTGTGCGGTGCAGCGGCCCGACACCCACCCGGCGCGGCCCAGCCTCTACCGGTCCCTGAATGCCTTCTGGACCGCCCGGGGGTACGTGGAACGCCCGGACCTGCACACCACGCTGTCCTGGCCGGATGTGGGCGAAACGCAGGACACGCCCAAACCCATGCGGTTCTGGGTGCGCCGCGCCTGA
- the mutY gene encoding A/G-specific adenine glycosylase, which translates to MNAFEPLDAALPAARAALLEWFDRRGRALPWRLGQEGRRDPYRVWVSEVLLQQTQVARGLTYYDRFLESFPDVQALARAPVDAVLKAWEGCGYYARARNLHRAAQQVALDGFPQSYGGWLALPGVGPYTAAAISSLTLNEPRAVNDGNVRRVLARLYAERVPADRWVQARADTLLHPERPGAWNEAVMDLGATICTSKSPVCPECPLQPWCAALAQGTPTAFPAPKVRAAVQAVQAVAVVIGTADHAVLERREGALLGGLMGLPTELVDTTEAAALHRLCVRLGARPGALLGEVTHGMTHRHVTLRVYRAAGNLPPQAVADAALSRLDQKALGLARDREASLFPA; encoded by the coding sequence GTGAATGCTTTTGAGCCGCTGGACGCGGCCCTGCCGGCCGCCCGCGCCGCGCTGCTGGAGTGGTTCGACCGGCGCGGGCGCGCGCTGCCGTGGCGGCTGGGCCAGGAGGGCCGGCGCGACCCGTACCGCGTGTGGGTGTCCGAAGTGCTGCTGCAGCAGACCCAGGTGGCGCGCGGCCTGACGTACTACGACCGTTTCCTGGAGAGTTTCCCCGACGTGCAGGCCCTGGCCCGGGCGCCGGTGGACGCCGTGCTGAAAGCCTGGGAGGGATGCGGGTACTACGCCCGCGCCCGGAATCTTCACCGCGCGGCCCAGCAGGTCGCTCTTGACGGCTTCCCGCAGAGTTACGGCGGCTGGCTGGCCCTGCCGGGCGTCGGACCGTACACGGCCGCGGCGATCAGTTCCCTGACGCTGAACGAGCCCCGCGCCGTGAACGACGGTAACGTGCGCCGCGTCCTGGCCCGCCTGTACGCCGAACGTGTTCCTGCCGACCGCTGGGTTCAGGCCCGCGCCGACACGCTGCTGCACCCCGAGCGGCCCGGCGCGTGGAATGAAGCGGTGATGGATCTGGGCGCCACGATCTGCACCTCGAAAAGCCCGGTCTGCCCGGAGTGCCCTCTTCAGCCGTGGTGCGCCGCGCTGGCGCAGGGCACCCCCACGGCGTTCCCCGCCCCGAAAGTCCGGGCGGCCGTCCAGGCGGTCCAGGCCGTGGCGGTGGTGATCGGCACGGCTGATCACGCGGTCCTCGAGCGGCGTGAGGGTGCCCTGCTGGGCGGACTGATGGGCCTGCCCACCGAACTGGTCGACACGACCGAAGCAGCTGCCCTTCACCGCCTGTGCGTCCGGCTGGGCGCGCGGCCCGGCGCGCTGCTGGGGGAGGTGACGCACGGCATGACGCACCGGCACGTGACGCTGCGCGTGTACCGCGCGGCCGGGAACCTGCCGCCGCAGGCCGTGGCAGACGCCGCCCTGTCACGCCTGGATCAGAAGGCGCTGGGCCTGGCCCGCGACCGCGAGGCGTCGCTGTTCCCGGCCTGA
- a CDS encoding DUF420 domain-containing protein, with product MAETINQWAVITIVLSGLALCVGVYLIRRGLREAHMRAMIVATTLATIFLVLYLTRLGLGYEKKYAGPDAWRGAYFALLISHIILAAANLPLALGALWNAVRGLKAAGNLGNIDLPAARGYFNRHRAWVRWTVPVWLYVAVTGWIIYLVLGRYGEVIKGS from the coding sequence ATGGCGGAAACCATCAACCAGTGGGCGGTCATCACGATCGTCCTGAGCGGACTGGCCCTGTGCGTGGGCGTGTACCTCATCCGGCGCGGCCTGCGCGAGGCCCACATGCGCGCCATGATCGTCGCCACCACCCTGGCCACCATCTTTCTGGTGCTGTACCTCACCCGGCTGGGCCTGGGGTACGAGAAAAAGTACGCGGGGCCCGACGCGTGGCGCGGGGCGTACTTCGCGCTGCTGATCAGCCACATCATCCTGGCCGCCGCCAACCTCCCCCTCGCCCTCGGCGCCCTGTGGAACGCCGTGCGGGGCCTGAAGGCCGCCGGGAACCTGGGGAACATCGACCTGCCGGCCGCCCGCGGGTACTTCAACCGCCACCGCGCCTGGGTGCGCTGGACCGTTCCCGTCTGGCTGTATGTCGCGGTGACCGGCTGGATCATCTACCTGGTGCTGGGCCGGTACGGAGAGGTCATCAAGGGCAGCTGA
- a CDS encoding polyprenyl synthetase family protein yields the protein MTGVVALGVPDAAFEARLREVLRSRVEFIELIGDDLVAAGGKRVRPLITLLAAQVLGADPDRADWAAIRDLGVGVELLHSASLLHDDLIDDADTRRGQQAAFRRFGNVVSVMSGDFMLSRLLILLSGMPGGAALTRMFGETASVICEGEVLQFQVAAYQEYALEHYLTVIHGKTAALTELAASAPAVLLGVPVTQREALATFGREYGMAFQMQDDLLDLAADEATLGKPVGGDLREGKATFPLLHLLRGRYAGEVRDVLERRAAHDGDVERVRTLAVQDGAFEATREEIRRRAWLAVEALRSLPAGDARGALERLAMREIERSR from the coding sequence ATGACTGGCGTGGTGGCTCTCGGCGTTCCGGATGCGGCCTTTGAGGCGCGGCTGCGCGAGGTGCTGCGCTCACGCGTGGAATTCATTGAGCTGATCGGGGATGACCTGGTGGCCGCCGGGGGGAAGCGTGTGCGGCCCCTGATCACCCTGCTGGCCGCACAGGTGCTGGGGGCGGACCCTGACCGGGCGGACTGGGCCGCGATACGTGACCTGGGTGTGGGCGTGGAACTGCTGCACTCGGCGTCGCTGCTGCATGACGACCTGATTGATGACGCGGACACGCGGCGCGGCCAGCAGGCGGCGTTCCGCCGGTTTGGGAATGTCGTCAGTGTCATGAGTGGGGATTTCATGCTGTCCCGCCTGCTGATCCTGCTGTCTGGCATGCCGGGGGGCGCCGCCCTGACGCGCATGTTCGGGGAGACCGCCAGCGTGATCTGTGAAGGAGAGGTGCTGCAGTTTCAGGTGGCCGCCTATCAGGAGTACGCGCTGGAGCATTACCTGACGGTGATTCACGGCAAAACGGCGGCCCTGACGGAGCTGGCGGCGTCGGCGCCAGCGGTGCTGCTGGGGGTTCCGGTGACGCAGCGCGAGGCGCTGGCGACGTTCGGGCGGGAGTACGGCATGGCGTTCCAGATGCAGGATGACCTGCTGGATCTCGCCGCGGATGAAGCGACGCTGGGGAAACCGGTGGGCGGTGACCTGCGGGAAGGCAAGGCGACGTTCCCGCTGCTGCACCTGCTGCGTGGTCGGTATGCCGGTGAGGTGCGCGACGTGCTGGAGCGCCGCGCTGCGCATGACGGGGACGTGGAGCGGGTGCGGACGCTGGCCGTGCAGGACGGGGCGTTTGAGGCGACGCGGGAGGAGATCCGGCGCCGGGCGTGGCTGGCGGTGGAGGCCCTGAGAAGCCTGCCTGCGGGTGACGCTCGCGGTGCCCTGGAACGGCTGGCGATGCGTGAGATTGAACGCAGCCGGTAG
- a CDS encoding Glu/Leu/Phe/Val family dehydrogenase yields the protein MTATQDPTQKAGTHAIPSYLDPNNIGPYEIYLEQVERVTPYLGKLAYWAETLKRPKRILVVDVPIHLDDGTVAHFEGYRVQHNTSRGPAKGGVRFHQDVTLSEVMALSAWMTIKNAAVNLPYGGGKGGIRIDPRRYSTGELERLTRRYTTEIGLIIGPDKDIPAPDVNTNPQTMAWMMDTYSMNVGRTATGVVTGKPVSLGGSLGRGDATGRGVFVTGAEAMKTLGMSMEGARIAVQGFGNVGEAAARIFHAHGAKIVAIQDVTGTVYSDAGIDPVAALAHLRRTGKITELPGTEELQRDEFWDVACDVLIPAALEKQITLANAGRIKAKLIVEGANGPTIPAADDLLAERGVTVVPDVLANAGGVTVSYFEWVQDFSSFFWTEEEINARLDRIMREAFQSLWEVKVRHGVTLRTAVYIVACTRVLEARALRGLYP from the coding sequence ATGACCGCCACGCAAGACCCCACGCAGAAGGCCGGCACGCACGCCATTCCCAGCTACCTCGACCCGAACAACATCGGGCCGTACGAGATCTACCTTGAGCAGGTCGAGCGGGTCACGCCCTACCTGGGCAAACTCGCCTACTGGGCTGAAACCCTGAAGCGGCCCAAACGCATCCTGGTGGTGGACGTGCCCATTCACCTGGATGACGGCACGGTCGCGCACTTTGAAGGGTACCGCGTGCAGCACAACACCTCCCGCGGCCCCGCCAAGGGCGGCGTACGTTTCCACCAGGACGTGACCCTCAGTGAGGTGATGGCGCTCTCCGCGTGGATGACCATCAAGAACGCTGCCGTGAACCTTCCCTACGGCGGCGGCAAGGGCGGCATCCGCATTGACCCGCGCCGGTACTCCACCGGTGAACTCGAGCGGCTCACCCGCCGGTACACCACCGAGATCGGTCTGATCATCGGCCCGGACAAGGACATCCCCGCGCCGGACGTGAACACCAATCCGCAGACCATGGCGTGGATGATGGACACCTACTCCATGAACGTCGGCCGCACCGCCACCGGCGTCGTGACCGGCAAACCCGTGTCGCTGGGCGGCTCGCTCGGGCGCGGGGACGCCACCGGGCGCGGCGTGTTCGTCACGGGCGCCGAAGCCATGAAAACGCTCGGCATGTCCATGGAAGGCGCACGTATCGCCGTGCAGGGGTTCGGGAACGTCGGTGAAGCCGCGGCCCGCATCTTCCACGCGCACGGCGCGAAGATCGTCGCCATTCAGGACGTGACCGGCACCGTCTACAGCGACGCGGGCATCGACCCGGTCGCCGCCCTGGCGCACCTGCGGCGCACCGGGAAGATCACCGAGCTGCCCGGCACCGAGGAACTGCAACGCGACGAGTTCTGGGACGTGGCGTGCGACGTGCTGATTCCCGCCGCGCTGGAAAAACAGATCACGCTGGCGAACGCCGGGCGGATCAAGGCGAAACTGATCGTGGAGGGCGCCAACGGTCCCACCATCCCGGCGGCCGACGATCTGCTGGCCGAGCGCGGCGTGACCGTGGTCCCGGACGTGCTGGCGAACGCGGGCGGCGTAACGGTCTCGTACTTCGAGTGGGTGCAGGACTTCAGCTCGTTCTTCTGGACGGAAGAGGAAATCAATGCGCGCCTGGACCGCATCATGCGTGAAGCGTTCCAGAGCCTGTGGGAGGTCAAGGTGCGCCACGGCGTGACGCTGCGCACCGCGGTGTACATCGTGGCCTGCACCCGCGTCCTCGAAGCCCGCGCGCTGCGCGGCCTGTACCCCTGA
- a CDS encoding Glu/Leu/Phe/Val family dehydrogenase has protein sequence MRASGLNWQGLMEQLQQALPHCEVTDQSLAYFKYPKRTVSVNLPVRMDDGSIRVFRGYRTVHSTSRGPSMGGVRLREGINAHECEVLAAIMTLKAAVADLPLGGAKGGVDVDPATLSAHELEGLVRRYTSELVDFIGHNEDILAPDVGSGAQVMAWMLDTYTENTGTTSNGVVVGKPIPLGGSYGSKDARGRSAALVAGRILQEQGETLERAKVAVYGFGDVGRKAAQALAAQGALVIAVSDQDGATFASAGLDLDALSAYREEHGSVAGFATDITPGEVAELDVDVLMLAYDYGTINAGNAHAVRARYVVEATNRAVLPEAERFLASQGVQVIPDLIASIGGVVVNYLEWVQDASNFFWTEEEIEGAIDQRVNVAVNDVMQVMRTRGTDMRTAAYALALNRLHNATVMRGVYP, from the coding sequence ATGCGGGCATCAGGACTCAACTGGCAGGGCCTCATGGAGCAGCTCCAGCAGGCACTTCCCCACTGCGAGGTCACAGACCAGTCCCTCGCGTACTTCAAGTACCCCAAACGCACTGTCAGCGTGAACCTCCCCGTGCGCATGGACGACGGCAGCATCCGGGTGTTCCGCGGCTACCGCACCGTGCACAGCACCTCCCGCGGGCCCAGCATGGGCGGCGTGCGTCTGCGCGAGGGCATCAACGCCCACGAGTGCGAGGTGCTCGCCGCGATCATGACCCTCAAGGCCGCGGTGGCCGACCTGCCCCTGGGCGGCGCCAAGGGTGGCGTGGACGTGGACCCCGCCACCCTCAGTGCCCACGAACTTGAAGGGCTCGTGCGCCGCTACACCAGTGAACTGGTGGATTTCATCGGGCACAACGAGGACATCCTCGCGCCCGACGTGGGCAGCGGCGCACAGGTCATGGCCTGGATGCTCGACACGTACACCGAAAATACCGGCACCACCAGCAACGGCGTGGTCGTCGGCAAACCCATTCCGCTGGGCGGCAGTTACGGCAGCAAGGACGCCCGCGGCCGCAGCGCCGCACTCGTCGCCGGCCGCATCCTGCAGGAGCAGGGCGAAACCCTTGAACGGGCCAAGGTCGCCGTGTACGGCTTCGGCGACGTCGGCCGCAAGGCCGCGCAGGCGCTGGCCGCGCAGGGCGCCCTGGTGATCGCCGTGTCCGACCAGGACGGCGCCACCTTTGCCAGCGCCGGGCTGGACCTCGACGCGCTCTCCGCGTACCGCGAGGAGCACGGCAGCGTGGCCGGCTTTGCCACCGACATCACGCCCGGCGAGGTGGCCGAACTTGACGTGGACGTGCTGATGCTCGCCTACGACTACGGCACCATCAACGCCGGCAACGCCCACGCCGTGCGCGCCCGGTACGTGGTGGAAGCCACCAACCGCGCCGTCCTGCCCGAAGCGGAACGTTTCCTGGCCTCCCAGGGCGTGCAGGTCATCCCGGACCTGATTGCCAGCATCGGCGGCGTGGTCGTCAACTACCTCGAATGGGTGCAGGACGCCAGCAACTTCTTCTGGACCGAAGAGGAGATCGAGGGGGCCATCGACCAGCGGGTGAACGTCGCCGTGAATGACGTCATGCAGGTGATGCGCACCCGCGGCACCGATATGCGCACCGCCGCGTACGCCCTGGCCCTGAACCGGCTGCACAACGCCACCGTGATGCGCGGCGTGTACCCGTAA
- a CDS encoding ketosteroid isomerase-related protein, whose product MHDATVTLIGQYYAAFNAGDSAGMLALLTDDVRHDVNEGATQVGAQAFAAFLTRMDVHYRERAEELVVMSTPDGTRASAEFVIHGEYLRTDEGLPEARGQRYVLPVGAFFEVRGGRIARVTNYYNLADWTRQVSH is encoded by the coding sequence ATGCACGACGCCACAGTGACCCTCATAGGGCAGTACTACGCCGCTTTCAACGCCGGAGACAGCGCAGGGATGCTGGCCCTGCTCACCGACGACGTCCGCCATGATGTCAACGAAGGTGCCACGCAGGTCGGAGCTCAGGCGTTTGCCGCGTTCCTGACCAGAATGGACGTGCATTACCGTGAACGGGCCGAGGAACTTGTGGTCATGAGCACCCCGGACGGCACACGCGCCAGCGCGGAATTCGTGATTCACGGCGAGTACCTGCGCACCGACGAGGGTCTGCCCGAGGCGCGAGGACAGCGGTACGTGCTGCCGGTGGGGGCCTTCTTCGAGGTGCGCGGCGGCCGGATCGCGCGGGTCACGAACTACTACAACCTGGCCGACTGGACCCGGCAGGTCAGCCATTGA
- a CDS encoding MFS transporter has translation MSAAPNSAPVRDVMQYPEFRAMLIAAVTSTLAGRAVALTVAYQLYQLTRDPLTLGLLGLVEAIPALSLALLGGVVADRTDRRRILLGTITVEVVCAALFALYAPHAPSGGIWPLLALIFTLGVARGFSDPALPAFQAQVVPRELLLRASAWRSSAWQAAAIIGPALGGVLYASLGPQGAYAFACVLFVVSLACVAIVKSKGRPAFAAGEPFGQSIKAGLAFVMARQVLVGSMALDLFSVLFGGAVALLPVFASDILKVGPTGLGVLVAAPSVGALGVMLFATRRPPGENAGRTLLLAVAGFGVSMVVFGLSDNLSLSVAALVAAGVFDGISMVIRSATLQLKTPDHMRGRVNAVSGMFIGASNELGAFESGVAARLLGTGRSVWLGGLVTLIVVAVTAALAPELRAMNLADTGDD, from the coding sequence GTGAGTGCCGCTCCCAACTCCGCCCCTGTGCGTGACGTCATGCAGTACCCGGAATTCCGGGCGATGCTGATTGCCGCGGTGACCAGCACCCTCGCGGGGCGCGCTGTAGCCCTGACCGTTGCCTATCAGCTGTACCAGCTGACCAGAGACCCCCTCACGCTGGGCCTGCTGGGCCTCGTGGAGGCAATCCCCGCCCTGAGCCTCGCGCTGCTGGGCGGCGTGGTCGCTGACCGCACCGACCGCCGGCGCATTCTGCTGGGGACCATCACGGTGGAGGTCGTGTGCGCCGCGCTGTTCGCGCTGTACGCCCCTCACGCCCCTTCGGGGGGAATCTGGCCCCTGCTGGCACTCATCTTCACGCTGGGTGTCGCGCGCGGTTTCTCCGATCCGGCCCTGCCGGCCTTCCAGGCGCAGGTGGTGCCGCGCGAGCTGCTGCTGCGCGCCAGTGCGTGGCGGTCCAGCGCGTGGCAGGCCGCCGCGATCATCGGCCCGGCGCTGGGCGGCGTGCTGTACGCCTCCCTGGGGCCGCAGGGTGCGTACGCTTTCGCGTGCGTGCTGTTCGTGGTGTCACTGGCGTGCGTGGCGATCGTGAAAAGCAAGGGCCGGCCCGCCTTCGCGGCCGGTGAACCGTTCGGGCAGAGCATCAAGGCCGGCCTCGCCTTCGTGATGGCCCGGCAGGTGCTGGTGGGCAGCATGGCCCTGGACCTGTTCAGTGTGCTGTTCGGCGGCGCTGTGGCGCTGCTGCCGGTGTTCGCCAGCGACATCCTGAAGGTGGGACCCACCGGCCTCGGGGTGCTTGTCGCGGCGCCCAGCGTGGGCGCCCTGGGTGTGATGCTGTTCGCCACGCGCCGCCCCCCGGGCGAGAACGCGGGGCGCACCCTGCTGCTGGCCGTGGCCGGCTTCGGCGTGAGCATGGTGGTCTTCGGCCTGTCCGACAATCTGAGCCTCAGCGTGGCGGCGCTGGTCGCGGCCGGCGTGTTCGACGGAATCAGCATGGTCATCCGCAGCGCCACCCTGCAGCTGAAAACCCCGGATCACATGCGGGGCCGCGTGAACGCCGTGAGCGGCATGTTCATCGGGGCCAGCAACGAACTGGGCGCTTTCGAAAGTGGCGTGGCCGCCCGGCTGCTCGGCACCGGCCGCAGCGTCTGGCTGGGCGGCCTCGTCACGCTGATCGTGGTGGCCGTCACCGCTGCGCTCGCCCCGGAACTGCGCGCCATGAACCTCGCCGACACCGGGGACGACTGA
- the panB gene encoding 3-methyl-2-oxobutanoate hydroxymethyltransferase produces the protein MKRSIPELQHSDTPLVMVTAYDYPGGRHAEAAGVDLILVGDSLGNVVLGYDSTAPVTLGDMIHHARAVRRGAPGTFMVVDLPFGTYHTGVQDAMRNAVRVIQETGADAIKMEGATPEILQVVQTLTRNGIPVMGHVGLMPQTATAQGGLRVQGKDDATARATLEGAAALETAGAFSVVLEAIPARLAKLISDRLQVPTIGIGAGVNCDGQVLVTHDLLGIYEGDDKKIAKRYAEIGRLAREAIEAYAAEVRARQFPTRDNSFVMKDDVLDKLY, from the coding sequence ATGAAACGCAGCATTCCGGAGTTGCAGCACTCCGACACGCCGCTGGTGATGGTCACCGCGTACGACTACCCGGGCGGCCGGCACGCCGAGGCGGCCGGCGTGGACCTGATCCTGGTGGGGGACAGCCTGGGCAACGTGGTCCTGGGGTACGACTCCACGGCGCCCGTCACCCTGGGCGACATGATTCACCACGCGCGCGCCGTGCGCCGCGGCGCGCCCGGCACGTTCATGGTGGTGGACCTGCCGTTCGGCACGTACCACACCGGCGTGCAGGACGCCATGCGCAACGCTGTGCGCGTCATTCAGGAAACCGGTGCGGACGCCATCAAGATGGAAGGCGCCACGCCCGAGATTCTGCAGGTCGTGCAGACCCTCACCCGCAACGGCATTCCCGTGATGGGCCACGTGGGCCTCATGCCCCAGACCGCCACCGCCCAGGGCGGCCTGCGCGTGCAGGGCAAGGACGACGCCACCGCGCGCGCCACGCTGGAGGGCGCCGCCGCACTGGAAACCGCCGGCGCGTTCAGCGTGGTGCTGGAGGCCATTCCGGCACGACTGGCCAAACTCATCAGTGACCGCCTGCAGGTGCCCACCATCGGAATCGGAGCGGGCGTGAACTGCGACGGTCAGGTGCTCGTGACCCACGACCTGCTGGGCATCTACGAGGGTGATGACAAGAAGATCGCCAAACGCTACGCCGAGATCGGTCGCCTGGCACGTGAAGCGATCGAAGCGTACGCCGCCGAGGTGCGTGCCCGGCAGTTCCCCACCCGTGACAACTCGTTCGTGATGAAAGACGACGTGCTGGACAAACTGTACTGA